A single genomic interval of Daucus carota subsp. sativus chromosome 1, DH1 v3.0, whole genome shotgun sequence harbors:
- the LOC135148277 gene encoding uncharacterized protein LOC135148277 codes for MEVAYRTRLMATLDVTSILLRQGLSFRGHYESSASNNRGNFLEFLDWYSARNEDLAKVVSKNAPGNNQMTAPSIQKQMANACATETTLAILNDIGDKLFTILVDESRDISVKEQMAVVLRYVNNHGEVIERFLAVVHVADTSSISLKDAIDALFAKHNLSLSRLRGQGYDGASNMRGQFHGLKSLILQENPFAWYVHWLTDFDRAIMIE; via the exons ATGGAAGTAGCTTATCGCACTCGTTTAATGGCAACTTTGGATGTGACTTCTATTTTATTGCGACAAGGTTTGTCTTTTCGTGGTCATTATGAGTCCTCGGCTTCTAATAATAGAGGAAATTTTCTTGAGTTTCTTGATTGGTACAGTGCTCGAAATGAAGACCTTGCAAAAGTTGTCTCTAAAAACGCTCCTGGAAATAATCAAATGACTGCTCCTTCCATTCAAAAACAAATGGCTAATGCTTGTGCTACAGAGACTACACTTGCAATCTTGAATGATATTGGTGATAAACTATTCACTATTTTGGTGGATGAATCTCGTGATATCTCAGTCAAAGAGCAAATGGCTGTTGTTCTTCGATATGTTAACAATCATGGAGAAGTTATTGAGCGCTTTTTAGCTGTTGTTCATGTAGCTGATACTTCATCAATATCTTTAAAAGATGCCATTGATGCCTTATTTGCGAAGCACAACTTATCTTTGTCTAGATTGAGAGGTCAAGGCTATGACGGGGCTTCAAATATGCGAGGACAATTTCATGGACTAAAATCTCTAATTTTACAAGAAAATCCATTTGCTTGGTATGTTCACT GGTTGACCGACTTCGACAGAGCCATCATGATCGAATAA